In Arachis hypogaea cultivar Tifrunner chromosome 2, arahy.Tifrunner.gnm2.J5K5, whole genome shotgun sequence, a genomic segment contains:
- the LOC112734396 gene encoding subtilisin-like protease SBT1.9, with protein sequence MATQVFLPLWFFSMITYFLSTKATIDNYIIHMDLLAMPKAFSSHHNWYKATLSLAMKNDHNTPLPSNKLIYSYKNVMNGFSASLTPQEHELIKASPGYISSILDAQVKLHTTHTPKFLGLNPSFGAWPNSQYGKDVIIGLVDTGVWPESESFKDNGGFTNVPSRWKGQCENSIHFNSSNCNKKLIGAKFFNKGLIAKNPKIKKISINSTRDIEGHGTHTASTAAGSRVYNASYFGYATGTATGTAPMARLAMYKALWEEGAVSSDIIAAIDSAIEDGVDVLSLSFGFDRTPLYTDPVAIATFAAVEKGIFVTTSSGNDGPFLGTLHNGTPWVITVAASTVDREFHGTLTLGNAVEITGLSLYPGPNVISHTSIVYDMAFCNDTNELHKVKDKIVVCEENGLVSLDDQFFNVENSKVFGAVFITNSSDILFFLQSSFPTLFVNPMNGKIIKDYIKVGGNGSKASMSFKETIYGTKPNPSVDSYSSRGPSYSCPHVLKPDIAAPGTLILAAWPYATPVGQLGSKNLLSNFNLLTGTSMACPHVAGIAALLKGAYPQWDHSAIRSAMMTTSDILDNTMKHIKDLGNGKKATPLALGAGHINPNKALDPGLVYNLEVQDYVNLLCAMKMTQKEITAITRRSSYNCPKNPKLDLNYPSFIAYYNGKKPSSNNESKTLVHEFHRTVTNVGEGHAIYVASVTPIKGFHVSVVPEKLVFKMKNEKQSYKLRIEGPKLMKKQIDFGYLSWTDLKHVVRSPIVVTSLPST encoded by the exons atggCTACACAAGTTTTTCTCCCTTTGTGGTTCTTCTCTATGATCACATATTTCCTTTCAACAAAGGCTACTATTGATAACTACATCATCCATATGGATTTATTAGCCATGCCTAAAGCCTTCTCTAGCCACCATAATTGGTACAAAGCTACCCTTTCATTGGCAATGAAAAATGACCATAATACCCCTCTTCCCTCTAATAAGCTAATCTATTCCTACAAAAATGTCATGAATGGTTTTAGTGCAAGTTTGACACCTCAAGAGCATGAACTCATCAAAGCCTCACCAGGTTACATTTCTTCAATTCTTGATGCCCAAGTCAAACTCCACACAACACACACTCCAAAATTCCTTGGCCTTAATCCAAGTTTTGGTGCATGGCCTAATTCACAATATGGCAAAGATGTAATTATTGGTTTGGTGGACACTGGGGTTTGGCCAGAAAGTGAGAGCTTCAAAGATAATGGTGGATTCACCAATGTCCCTTCAAGATGGAAAGGTCAATGTGAGAATAGCATCCATTTCAACTCATCAAATTGCAACAAGAAACTCATTGGTGCTAAGTTCTTTAACAAAGGGTTGATTGCAAAGAACCCTAAGATCAAGAAGATATCCATAAACTCTACCCGTGACATTGAAGGCCATG GTACTCATACCGCATCAACTGCTGCCGGTAGTAGAGTTTATAATGCATCATACTTTGGGTATGCAACTGGAACAGCCACAGGAACAGCACCAATGGCACGTTTGGCTATGTACAAGGCCTTATGGGAAGAAGGTGCTGTCTCTTCAGACATAATTGCAGCCATTGATAGTGCAATTGAAGATGGTGTTGATGTTCTTTCACTCTCATTTGGTTTTGATCGTACGCCTTTGTACACTGACCCTGTTGCAATAGCAACGTTTGCAGCCGTGGAGAAAGGCATATTTGTTACCACTTCTTCAGGGAACGATGGACCTTTTCTTGGAACACTTCACAATGGAACACCTTGGGTTATAACCGTTGCTGCTAGCACTGTGGACCGTGAGTTTCACGGAACACTAACATTAGGCAACGCTGTTGAAATTACCGGATTGTCCCTCTATCCGGGTCCTAATGTAATTAGCCACACTTCAATAGTGTACGACATGGCGTTTTGCAACGATACTAATGAACTACACAAAGTTAAGGACAAGATTGTTGTGTGTGAGGAAAATGGATTAGTCTCTCTTGATGATCAATTTTTCAACGTTGAAAATTCAAAAGTGTTTGGTGCTGTGTTCATAACAAATAGCAGTGACATCTTGTTCTTCTTACAAAGCAGTTTCCCGACACTTTTTGTTAATCCCATGAATGGTAAGATTATTAAGGATTACATTAAGGTTGGTGGCAATGGTTCAAAAGCTAGCATGTCTTTTAAGGAAACAATTTATGGTACAAAACCAAACCCTAGTGTTGATAGCTATAGTTCTAGAGGGCCATCATATAGTTGTCCACATGTTCTGAAACCGGACATAGCGGCTCCCGGAACGTTGATCTTGGCGGCGTGGCCGTATGCGACTCCGGTTGGGCAATTGGGATCCAAAAACCTTCTGAGCAATTTTAATCTGTTAACTGGAACATCAATGGCATGTCCTCATGTTGCCGGCATAGCTGCCCTTCTTAAGGGTGCATACCCTCAATGGGACCATTCAGCAATAAG GTCGGCAATGATGACAACTTCGGATATATTGGACAACACAATGAAACACATCAAAGACCTTGGCAATGGTAAGAAAGCAACTCCTCTAGCCTTAGGAGCTGGCCATATCAACCCAAATAAAGCACTTGACCCTGGCCTAGTTTACAATCTTGAGGTGCAAGATTATGTGAACCTTCTTTGTGCAATGAAGATGACACAAAAAGAGATAACAGCAATCACAAGAAGATCTTCATACAATtgccctaaaaaccctaaattgGATCTTAATTACCCTTCTTTCATTGCTTACTATAATGGAAAGAAGCCTTCTTCTAATAATGAGTCAAAGACATTAGTTCATGAATTTCATAGAACAGTTACCAATGTTGGGGAGGGACATGCTATCTATGTTGCTAGTGTTACACCAATAAAAGGGTTCCACGTCAGCGTGGTCCCGGAAAAGTTGGTGTTcaagatgaagaatgagaagCAAAGTTACAAGTTGAGGATTGAAGGTCCAAAATTGATGAAGAAGCAAATTGATTTTGGGTATCTAAGTTGGACCGATTTGAAGCATGTTGTGAGAAGTCCTATTGTGGTCACAAGTCTACCCTCCACTTAG